In Erigeron canadensis isolate Cc75 chromosome 1, C_canadensis_v1, whole genome shotgun sequence, a single window of DNA contains:
- the LOC122593654 gene encoding probable protein phosphatase 2C 6 encodes MVVVGDDHGVAPETVGSTTVFAVICSSHIIVSNCGDSRAVLCRGKEAMALSMDHKPNREDEYARIEAAGGKVIQWNGHRVFGVLAMSRSIGDRYLKPWIIPDPEVTFIPRTKEDECLIFVSDGLWDVMSNEDEGIDIAAQAATESLSNPALRKESKDNITVIVIDLKAQRKFKTKT; translated from the exons TTGCTCCGGAAACGGTGGGCTCCACAACTGTTTTTGCTGTAATTTGTTCTTCCCATATAATAGTTTCAAATTGTGGTGATTCAAGGGCGGTTTTATGTCGTGGGAAAGAAGCTATGGCACTCTCTATGGATCATAA GCCAAATAGGGAAGATGAATATGCAAGAATTGAAGCGGCTGGAGGCAAGGTCATACAATGGAATGGCCATCGTGTCTTTGGAGTTCTAGCAATGTCAAGATCCATTG GTGATAGGTATCTGAAACCTTGGATCATCCCTGATCCAGAAGTGACATTCATTCCACGAACCAAAGAAGACGaatgtttaatttttgtaaGTGACGGTTTATGGGATGTGATGAGCAATGAGGACGAAGGAATTGATATTGCAGCACAAGCAGCTACAGAAAGCCTATCAAACCCTGCTTTGCGAAAAGAAAGTAAAGATAACATTACAGTGATTGTTATAGACTTGAAAGCACAAAGgaagtttaaaacaaaaacatga
- the LOC122585375 gene encoding MATH and LRR domain-containing protein PFE0570w-like — MGFNRGGGGGGGRYGGYSAGNHAKQEPFEVFPEIKETPVVNLKQIGENFRSLVSWGNELQKFWISSPYHLGNMGEDAKKNAGVFPMMTDEYFPAELVAGKVKHINKKIRWDPQSDLQRLDIFEKLDQGPQGQDAGDKEKNEDEDDDDEDNENFEKEEDDSGDDYIQNIDFDDDEDDFNPVEDHGDD; from the exons ATGGGGTTTAatagaggaggaggaggaggagggggaCGTTACGGAGGTTATAGTGCTGGAAACCATGCTAAACAAGAACCATTTGAAGTCTTTCCT GAAATCAAGGAAACCCCCGTTGTCAATCTTAAACAAATAGGAGAAAATTTCAGGAGTTTAGTTTCATGGGGTAATGAATTGCAGAAGTTTTGGATTTCCTCTCCTTATCATTTGGGGAATATGGGTGAAGATGCTAAAA AAAATGCTGGTGTCTTTCCAATGATGACTGATGAGTATTTTCCTGCTGAACTAG TTGCAGGGAAGGTGAAGCATATCAATAAGAAGATTCGATGGGATCCGCAGTCAG ACCTACAGAGGTTGGATATTTTTGAGAAGCTGGATCAAGGGCCTCAG GGTCAAGATGCTGGTGACAAGGAAAAGAACgaggatgaagatgatgatgacgaaGACAACGAAAATTTTGAGAAGGAAGAAGACGATAGTGGTGATGATTATATACAG AacattgattttgatgatgatgaagacgaTTTCAACCCAGTTGAGGATCATGGTGATG ATTAG
- the LOC122578656 gene encoding WD repeat-containing protein 55 — translation MEINVKNIAFDLDFHPSNQLVAVGLITGKLFVYRYAEDSEPQRVLKVRAHSESCRAVRFINEGRVILTGSPDCSILATDIETGSPVARLENCHEKAVNRLVNLTETTIASGGDEGCIKVWDTRQQSCCNSFQVHEEYITDMTLEPVSMKLLGTSGDGTLSVCNLRSNKVQTRSEFSEDEPLSIVIMKNGRKVICGTESGTMLLYSWGFFKDCSDRFTVLSPNPVNVLLKLDEERVIAGTENGLISLVGILPNRIIQPIAEHSEYPVERLAFSHDKKLLGSISHDSTLKLWDIDSLLQEGSGKKGEGKSAAADSDDDEMDMDTDDIPQQSSKGTKRKNNGGARGLDNTSDFFADL, via the exons ATGGAGATAAATGTGAAGAATATAGCATTTGATCTTGATTTTCATCCATCCAATCAGTTAGTTGCTGTTGGTTTAATTACTGGCAAGCTTTTTGT ATATCGATATGCTGAAGATTCAGAACCACAAAG GGTCTTGAAGGTTCGTGCACACAGTGAATCTTGTAGAGCCGTTAGGTTCATCAATGAAGGCCGTG TAATCCTCACGGGATCTCCCGACTGTTCCATCTTGGCTACTGATATTGAAACAGGATCTCCAGTTGCACGTCTTGAAAATTGTCATGA GAAAGCTGTTAACCGATTGGTCAATCTCACAGAAACAACAATTGCTTCTGGAGGTGATGAAGGGTGTATAAAG GTCTGGGATACAAGACAACAATCTTGCTGCAATTCATTTCAAGTTCATGAGGAGTACATTACTGATATGACCCTCGAGCCTGTTTCCATGAAACTTCTAGGAACTAG TGGAGATGGCACTCTATCTGTTTGTAACCTGCGAAGTAACAAG GTTCAAACTCGTTCAGAGTTTTCTGAAGATGAGCCATTATCAATAGTAATAATGAAG AACGGCCGAAAAGTTATATGTGGCACTGAAAGCGGAACGATGTTATTATACTCTTGGGGTTTTTTCAAGGATTGCAG TGACCGGTTTACCGTTCTATCTCCAAACCCAGTAAATGTGTTGTTAAAG CTTGATGAAGAGAGGGTTATTGCTGGAACCGAAAATGGTCTCATCAG TTTGGTAGGTATATTGCCCAACAGAATAATTCAGCCAATTGCAGAGCACTCAGAGTATCCTGTGGAACGTCTTG cgttttctcatgataaaaaGTTGCTTGGAAGCATATCACATGACTCGACATTGAAG CTGTGGGATATAGATAGTCTCCTGCAAGAAGGTTCTGGAAAGAAAGGAGAGGGTAAATCAGCTGCCGCTGACAGTGATGACGATGAGATGGATATGGATACTGATGATATTCCTCAACAATCTTCTAAAG GTACCAAGAGGAAAAATAATGGAGGAGCTCGAGGCCTTGATAACACAAGTGATTTCTTTGCGGATTTATGA
- the LOC122585844 gene encoding metalloendoproteinase 1-MMP-like — MFRVFSYNYAAFFFITFLSLFLCIFPARTGPDNFLFSANPSPNATWQNFISFIDAGKGTNFSGMSELKKYFHKFGYLEFDNFTDIFDENLESAVLKYQKNLGLTVSGKLDPDTVNQIMSPRCGVSDETIRSKNQNIHVTKHYAYFSGEPRWGSSSRLTLTYAFSRNHMIDYISVDDIQEAFKRSFSRWSSVIPVNFTETEDYPSSDIKIAFHKGNHGDGEPFDGVLGVLAHAFSPENGRLHLDEAETWAVDFKSTKSKTAVDLESVATHEIGHILGLAHSSVKDAIMYPSLSPRTKRVDLKIDDVEGIQALYGSNPNFQYNSLMESDISSGWIITASFKWLTCLVLLVRLLL, encoded by the coding sequence ATGTTTCGGGTTTTCAGTTACAACTATGCCGCCTTCTTCTTCATAACCTTTTTATCTCTTTTTCTTTGCATCTTTCCCGCCAGAACCGGTCCGGACAACTTCTTATTTTCCGCTAATCCCTCACCAAACGCCACGTGGCAAAACTTCATCAGCTTCATCGACGCTGGCAAGGGCACAAACTTCTCTGGCATGTCTGAACTCAAAAAGTACTTCCACAAATTCGGGTACCTTGAATTTGACAACTTCACAGACATATTTGACGAAAACTTAGAATCCGCGGTGTTAAAATACCAAAAGAATTTAGGATTAACAGTGTCTGGGAAACTCGACCCAGACACTGTTAACCAAATTATGTCACCACGCTGTGGCGTGAGTGACGAAACTATTAGAAGCAAAAATCAGAATATACACGTGACTAAACACTATGCGTATTTTAGCGGAGAGCCGCGATGGGGGAGTTCGTCTAGATTAACTTTGACATATGCTTTTTCGAGAAATCATATGATTGATTACATAAGTGTTGATGATATACAAGAAGCGTTTAAAAGATCTTTTTCAAGATGGTCGTCCGTTATACCAGTGAATTTTACTGAAACAGAGGACTATCCATCCTCAGATATTAAAATCGCCTTTCATAAAGGCAATCACGGGGATGGGGAGCCTTTTGATGGAGTATTGGGAGTACTGGCCCACGCGTTTTCACCGGAAAACGGTAGGCTTCATTTAGATGAAGCGGAAACATGGGCCGTTGATTTCAAATCGACTAAATCAAAAACCGCGGTTGATTTGGAATCCGTTGCGACACATGAAATCGGACATATACTTGGGTTGGCTCATTCTTCGGTTAAAGATGCAATTATGTACCCGAGTTTGAGCCCGAGAACGAAGAGAGTGGATCTTAAGATTGATGATGTTGAAGGAATTCAAGCGTTGTATGGGTCAAACCCGAATTTTCAATACAATtctttgatggaatctgatatTTCTTCGGGTTGGATTATTACAGCATCTTTTAAGTGGTTAACTTGTTTGGTTCTACTTGTAAGGTTGTTATTATGA